The Arabidopsis thaliana chromosome 5, partial sequence genomic interval TGCTTGTCTTTGTGGAGATCCCATGAAGCAATGATATGGCCTCCTGATCCGGGAATGCGAAACAAGTCATGTTTCTCCGAAAACATGACACGAGAGGAGTAGAAACAAGGGTTTGCGATTCTGACATTGATCCACTCAGAGTTACGTTGAGCCGGTCTGCAAAAGCTGATTTGAGGTCCCAAGAACTTGACAGCCACAACACAGTTTTCATCCTCGGGAGAAGATGAGGACATTGACACATTGGTGACGATTTGAGTTTGGCAATGAGGCAGAGTTACAAGAGGAGGCAAGGGAATGCGTTTAGGGTTTGTATCCGATGCAGCCGGGTTTAGATCATCTTGGAGACGAAGTATTCCGTCGTCCTGACTCAAAGTAGCTACCCAACCATGGGACGACCCGATCGTTACCATTGGATTATCCACCAACTCCAGAGGCACCTTCTTTTCCAAGTAAGTGAAGTGAACTGCGTTAGCATTGTAAATGACGAGTTTTCCGAGATCCTCTCCACATGGAACAGCGTCGATGATGGTACAAGGCGGAGTTTGCCGCAATGAAGATGATAAACCAttagagagaagaggagaggaTCTTACCAGAACAGATTTCCTCCGGAAGCATAGTAGCTTCGAGGGCTGGTTGAGAAGCAGAGACATGTGACT includes:
- a CDS encoding hypothetical protein (DUF295) (Protein of unknown function (DUF295); CONTAINS InterPro DOMAIN/s: Protein of unknown function DUF295 (InterPro:IPR005174); BEST Arabidopsis thaliana protein match is: Protein of unknown function (DUF295) (TAIR:AT5G55880.1); Has 30201 Blast hits to 17322 proteins in 780 species: Archae - 12; Bacteria - 1396; Metazoa - 17338; Fungi - 3422; Plants - 5037; Viruses - 0; Other Eukaryotes - 2996 (source: NCBI BLink).), encoding MSLLLNQPSKLLCFRRKSVLVRSSPLLSNGLSSSLRQTPPCTIIDAVPCGEDLGKLVIYNANAVHFTYLEKKVPLELVDNPMVTIGSSHGWVATLSQDDGILRLQDDLNPAASDTNPKRIPLPPLVTLPHCQTQIVTNVSMSSSSPEDENCVVAVKFLGPQISFCRPAQRNSEWINVRIANPCFYSSRVMFSEKHDLFRIPGSGGHIIASWDLHKDKHKNPKFQRLRFQNLPKLTKTKREVMDSCYKSEHLVESRTTGETFLVKWYRKAVWRGMSKLSTKALMVFRLDDEGNAVYTKDIGDLCIFLSKSEPFCVSLSSLPRMFFPNNVEYMDADEDGYFNLARSSIVGDLTRMGTGVYIPPQNIDN